The proteins below are encoded in one region of Erinaceus europaeus chromosome 15, mEriEur2.1, whole genome shotgun sequence:
- the EEF2KMT gene encoding protein-lysine N-methyltransferase EEF2KMT isoform X1 — MAPEESGSPASLLRTFQRGFLAARALRSFPWQSLEEKLRDSSGSELLLDILHKTVKHPLCVKHPPSVKYVRAFLSELIRKLEAVHAEPVDELYEALAEVLMAPEATRCHRSYLLPSGDSITLSESTAIVSHGTTGLVTWNAGLYLAEWAIENMAVFTSRTVLELGSGAGLTGLAICKTCHPRAYVFSDCHSRVLEQLQENILLNGFSLEPGVTPPAQHCPGHGACNAESLTVTVTQLDWDEVTGPQLAAFQPDVIIAADVLYSPEIILSLVGALQRLSTCHKDQRTPDIYVAFTIRNPETCQLFITELGQAGIQWEAMPRHDQKVFPYEEHSETTILKLTLEAFRASD; from the exons ATGGCGCCGGAAGAGAGCGGCTCTCCGGCCAGCCTGCTGCGGACTTTCCAGCGCGGCTTCCTGGCTGCGCGCGCGCTGCGCTCCTTCCCGTGGCAG AGCCTTGAAGAGAAACTAAGGGACTCATCAGGTTCCGAGCTGCTGCTGGATATCTTACACAAG ACCGTGAAGCATCCTCTGTGTGTGAAGCACCCGCCGTCGGTGAAGTATGTCCGGGCCTTTCTCTCAGAGCTCATCAGGAAG CTCGAGGCTGTGCACGCAGAGCCCGTGGACGAGCTGTACGAGGCCTTGGCGGAGGTCCTGATGGCCCCGGAGGCCACCCGATGCCACCGGAGCTACCTACTG CCTTCCGGGGACTCCATTACGCTGTCTGAGAGCACGGCCATCGTGTCCCATGGCACGACAGGACTGGTCACCTGGAATGCAGGGCTGTACCTGGCAGAGTGGGCCATAGAGAACATGGCAGTCTTCACGAGCAG GACTGTCTTAGAGCTGGGTAGTGGGGCTGGCCTTACAGGCCTCGCCATCTGCAAGACGTGCCACCCCAGAGCCTACGTCTTCAGTGACTGCCACAGCCGGGTGCTTGAGCAGCTCCAAGAGAACATCCTTCTCAATGGCTTCTCCTTGGAGCCGGGTGTCACCCCTCCTGCACAACATTGTCCAGGACACGGTGCCTGTAATGCGGAGAGCCTCACAGTGACCGTGACCCAGCTGGACTGGGATGAGGTGACGGGCCCCCAGCTCGCTGCCTTCCAGCCCGACGTCATCATTGCCGCAG ATGTGCTGTACAGCCCCGAGATCATCCTCTCCCTGGTGGGGGCCCTGCAGAGGCTGTCCACTtgccacaaggaccagcggactCCCGACATCTATGTGGCCTTCACCATTCGCAACCCAGAAACATGCCAGCTGTTCATCACAGAGCTAG GCCAGGCTGGGATCCAATGGGAAGCGATGCCTCGTCATGACCAGAAGGTCTTTCCCTATGAAGAACACTCAGAAACAACAATCCTGAAGCTGACGTTGGAGGCCTTCCGTGCTTCAGACTAA
- the EEF2KMT gene encoding protein-lysine N-methyltransferase EEF2KMT isoform X2, producing MTLHPAQPGAAALCGLGSLEEKLRDSSGSELLLDILHKTVKHPLCVKHPPSVKYVRAFLSELIRKLEAVHAEPVDELYEALAEVLMAPEATRCHRSYLLPSGDSITLSESTAIVSHGTTGLVTWNAGLYLAEWAIENMAVFTSRTVLELGSGAGLTGLAICKTCHPRAYVFSDCHSRVLEQLQENILLNGFSLEPGVTPPAQHCPGHGACNAESLTVTVTQLDWDEVTGPQLAAFQPDVIIAADVLYSPEIILSLVGALQRLSTCHKDQRTPDIYVAFTIRNPETCQLFITELGQAGIQWEAMPRHDQKVFPYEEHSETTILKLTLEAFRASD from the exons ATGACTTTGCATCCTGCCCAGCCTGGTGCAGCCGCGCTGTGTGGCCTTGGG AGCCTTGAAGAGAAACTAAGGGACTCATCAGGTTCCGAGCTGCTGCTGGATATCTTACACAAG ACCGTGAAGCATCCTCTGTGTGTGAAGCACCCGCCGTCGGTGAAGTATGTCCGGGCCTTTCTCTCAGAGCTCATCAGGAAG CTCGAGGCTGTGCACGCAGAGCCCGTGGACGAGCTGTACGAGGCCTTGGCGGAGGTCCTGATGGCCCCGGAGGCCACCCGATGCCACCGGAGCTACCTACTG CCTTCCGGGGACTCCATTACGCTGTCTGAGAGCACGGCCATCGTGTCCCATGGCACGACAGGACTGGTCACCTGGAATGCAGGGCTGTACCTGGCAGAGTGGGCCATAGAGAACATGGCAGTCTTCACGAGCAG GACTGTCTTAGAGCTGGGTAGTGGGGCTGGCCTTACAGGCCTCGCCATCTGCAAGACGTGCCACCCCAGAGCCTACGTCTTCAGTGACTGCCACAGCCGGGTGCTTGAGCAGCTCCAAGAGAACATCCTTCTCAATGGCTTCTCCTTGGAGCCGGGTGTCACCCCTCCTGCACAACATTGTCCAGGACACGGTGCCTGTAATGCGGAGAGCCTCACAGTGACCGTGACCCAGCTGGACTGGGATGAGGTGACGGGCCCCCAGCTCGCTGCCTTCCAGCCCGACGTCATCATTGCCGCAG ATGTGCTGTACAGCCCCGAGATCATCCTCTCCCTGGTGGGGGCCCTGCAGAGGCTGTCCACTtgccacaaggaccagcggactCCCGACATCTATGTGGCCTTCACCATTCGCAACCCAGAAACATGCCAGCTGTTCATCACAGAGCTAG GCCAGGCTGGGATCCAATGGGAAGCGATGCCTCGTCATGACCAGAAGGTCTTTCCCTATGAAGAACACTCAGAAACAACAATCCTGAAGCTGACGTTGGAGGCCTTCCGTGCTTCAGACTAA